Proteins co-encoded in one Paenibacillus antri genomic window:
- a CDS encoding amidohydrolase family protein, which yields MLNGMVVVDTDVHNAMKTKYDILPYLPKAWHEEWLEMGMGIARQYYSVVGGARKDANPDTGGGPGTDPDFMIRHLIEPNGIDYAILTSGIEISLYPDPDYANALASAWNDWTVEHWLNRSPAFRGSIAINNTDPQAAAREIDRMGSHPGMAQVIMSSASRMLYGQRFYHPIYEAAERNGLPIAIHPGGEGRGIAPSPTNAGYPTRYFEWHNVLPVSYIGHLNSIICEGVFEKFPKLKFVAIEGGISWLPAMMWRMDKNYKALRSSVPWLKKHPSEYIAEHVFLTTQPIEEPKDHKHLLQVFDMIGAERCVMFSTDYPHWDYDNPMMALPPMPKELKRRIMGETAMELYGLPRPAETGGTAHG from the coding sequence TTGCTGAACGGAATGGTCGTCGTCGATACGGACGTGCACAACGCAATGAAAACCAAATACGACATCTTGCCTTATCTCCCCAAGGCATGGCATGAGGAATGGCTCGAGATGGGGATGGGCATCGCCAGGCAGTATTATTCGGTCGTCGGCGGCGCGCGGAAGGATGCGAACCCGGACACGGGAGGCGGTCCGGGCACCGACCCGGACTTCATGATCCGCCACTTGATCGAACCGAACGGCATCGATTACGCGATCTTGACGTCCGGCATCGAAATATCGTTATACCCCGATCCGGACTATGCCAACGCCTTGGCCAGCGCGTGGAACGACTGGACGGTCGAGCATTGGCTGAATCGGAGTCCGGCGTTCCGAGGCTCGATCGCGATCAACAATACCGATCCGCAGGCGGCCGCGCGCGAGATCGACCGCATGGGCTCCCATCCCGGCATGGCGCAGGTGATCATGAGCAGCGCTTCGCGTATGCTGTACGGTCAGCGATTCTATCACCCGATCTACGAAGCCGCGGAACGCAACGGTCTGCCGATCGCCATTCACCCCGGCGGCGAGGGCCGAGGCATCGCGCCGTCGCCGACCAACGCCGGCTACCCGACGCGGTACTTCGAATGGCATAACGTGCTGCCGGTCAGCTATATCGGGCATCTGAACAGCATCATTTGCGAGGGCGTCTTCGAGAAGTTTCCGAAGCTGAAGTTCGTCGCCATCGAGGGCGGCATCTCCTGGCTGCCGGCGATGATGTGGCGTATGGACAAAAACTACAAGGCGCTCCGTTCCTCGGTGCCGTGGCTGAAGAAGCATCCGTCGGAGTACATCGCGGAACACGTCTTCTTGACGACGCAGCCGATCGAGGAGCCGAAGGATCATAAGCATCTGCTGCAAGTCTTCGATATGATCGGCGCGGAGCGATGCGTTATGTTTTCCACCGATTACCCGCACTGGGACTACGACAACCCGATGATGGCGCTGCCGCCGATGCCGAAGGAACTGAAGCGCCGCATCATGGGGGAAACCGCGATGGAGCTGTACGGTTTACCCCGTCCGGCGGAGACGGGAGGGACGGCGCATGGCTGA
- a CDS encoding Rieske (2Fe-2S) protein — protein MAEKEKVYAADAEAVRREGRSIVAANGMEIGIFYVDGRFYAYRNMCPHAGAPVCVGHVTDTRLPSQVYEYQVGLEGQVLRCPWHGWEFDLKNGRHLADESIRLRSFEVVEEEGRLYLTMGSNKKSLP, from the coding sequence ATGGCTGAGAAGGAGAAGGTGTACGCGGCCGATGCGGAGGCGGTTCGCCGCGAGGGCCGATCGATCGTCGCGGCGAACGGGATGGAGATCGGGATTTTCTACGTAGACGGTCGATTTTACGCGTATCGCAATATGTGTCCCCATGCGGGCGCCCCGGTCTGCGTCGGGCACGTGACCGACACGAGGCTGCCGTCGCAGGTGTACGAATATCAAGTAGGCTTGGAGGGACAGGTGCTTCGATGCCCCTGGCACGGCTGGGAATTCGATCTGAAGAACGGACGCCATTTGGCGGACGAGAGCATCCGTTTGCGAAGCTTCGAGGTCGTGGAAGAGGAAGGGCGGTTGTATTTGACGATGGGGTCGAATAAGAAGAGCCTCCCCTAG
- a CDS encoding ABC transporter permease, whose protein sequence is MQRSKTVRFFGRNIELFTLSFPSILYIFVMAYLPMFGVIIAFKNYVYDKGILGSEWIGFKNFEFLFASETAFRITRNTVLYNLGYMLLTTVAALAVAILLNEISKKWLRLYQTSMILPYFLSWVVMSYIVMAFLDHQNGFINNWLAAAGLEKIKWYFEAKYWPYILNLVHLWKAIGFSALVYYAGILGIDGELYEAAKIDGAKRWQLITNITLPQLTPLIIILLILSIGSMFRGDFGLHYFVPNNNGMTYATTDIIDTYIYRALSEIGDVSMASAVGLYQSFVGFVLVVTANFIVRKINEDNSLF, encoded by the coding sequence ATGCAGCGTTCGAAGACAGTGCGTTTTTTCGGCAGGAACATCGAGTTGTTTACCCTCTCGTTTCCTTCCATCCTTTACATTTTCGTAATGGCTTATCTTCCGATGTTCGGCGTCATCATCGCGTTCAAAAATTACGTGTACGACAAGGGCATTCTCGGGAGCGAATGGATCGGCTTCAAAAACTTCGAGTTTCTGTTCGCGAGCGAGACCGCGTTCCGCATTACCCGCAACACGGTGCTCTATAACCTCGGGTACATGCTGCTTACGACGGTCGCCGCCTTGGCGGTAGCGATTCTGCTTAACGAAATTTCCAAGAAGTGGCTGAGGTTGTACCAAACGTCGATGATCCTGCCTTACTTCTTATCGTGGGTCGTGATGAGCTACATCGTCATGGCGTTCCTCGATCATCAGAACGGATTCATCAATAACTGGCTGGCGGCGGCCGGGCTCGAGAAGATCAAGTGGTATTTCGAGGCGAAATACTGGCCTTACATTCTGAATTTGGTACATCTGTGGAAGGCGATCGGATTTTCGGCGCTGGTGTATTATGCCGGCATTCTCGGCATCGACGGCGAGCTGTACGAAGCCGCCAAGATCGACGGGGCGAAGCGCTGGCAGCTGATCACGAACATTACGCTTCCGCAGCTGACGCCGTTGATCATCATCTTGTTGATCCTAAGCATCGGGAGCATGTTCCGCGGGGACTTCGGTCTGCACTATTTCGTTCCGAACAATAACGGCATGACGTACGCGACGACGGACATTATCGACACGTACATCTACCGCGCGCTCAGCGAAATCGGCGACGTCAGCATGGCTTCGGCGGTCGGCCTCTATCAATCGTTCGTCGGCTTCGTACTGGTCGTGACGGCGAACTTCATCGTTCGGAAAATAAACGAAGACAACTCGTTGTTCTAG
- a CDS encoding carbohydrate ABC transporter permease, which yields MSTNRWFSLAIHAVFVAITISMLVPFALVIMISLSDEQSILHNGFQLIPEIITTSAYEYFLKTPDTILRAYGVTITVSVVGTVISLVLTSILGYTLSRKDYGLNRITSFYVFFTMLFNGGLVPFYILMTQYLQLKDTIWALIVPGLLSPFYVLIMKGFMSKIPTEIIESAKVEGAREWRIYLQLILPLSKPALATLGLFIMFNYWNEWFNAMLFINTQDLVPLQLLLVRTMNTLDFITSRPEFATAMVSFDMSQFPKTSAKFAVVVLSAGPMLLVFPFFQRFFVKGLTIGAIKG from the coding sequence GTGAGTACCAACCGTTGGTTTTCGCTCGCGATCCATGCCGTATTCGTCGCGATTACGATTTCGATGCTCGTCCCCTTCGCCTTGGTCATTATGATTTCGTTATCCGACGAGCAATCGATTCTGCACAACGGGTTCCAGCTGATCCCGGAAATCATTACGACCTCGGCGTACGAGTATTTTCTGAAGACGCCGGACACGATTCTAAGGGCTTATGGCGTGACGATCACGGTCAGCGTCGTCGGCACGGTCATCTCCTTGGTGCTCACGTCGATCTTGGGGTACACCTTGTCGAGGAAAGACTACGGTCTGAATCGAATCACGTCGTTCTACGTATTCTTCACGATGCTGTTCAACGGGGGACTCGTCCCGTTTTACATCCTGATGACCCAGTACCTGCAGCTGAAGGATACGATCTGGGCGCTGATCGTGCCGGGCCTGCTCAGTCCGTTCTACGTGCTCATTATGAAGGGATTCATGTCCAAGATTCCGACCGAAATTATCGAGTCGGCGAAGGTGGAGGGGGCGCGGGAGTGGCGGATTTACCTCCAACTCATCCTGCCGCTCTCGAAGCCGGCGCTCGCGACGCTCGGGTTGTTCATCATGTTTAACTATTGGAACGAGTGGTTCAACGCGATGCTCTTCATCAACACGCAAGACCTCGTGCCGTTGCAGCTGCTGCTCGTGCGAACGATGAATACGCTCGACTTCATTACGTCGCGTCCCGAGTTCGCTACCGCGATGGTGTCGTTCGATATGTCGCAGTTCCCGAAGACGTCGGCCAAGTTCGCGGTCGTCGTGTTGTCGGCCGGGCCGATGCTGCTCGTCTTTCCGTTCTTCCAACGCTTCTTCGTGAAGGGCTTGACGATCGGCGCGATCAAGGGATAA
- a CDS encoding ABC transporter substrate-binding protein, producing MKQAIEKKKKVTWSTMLALCTALAAGLAGCSGSTAGTTDTPADKPADAAAPADKPADPPADAEPELEPVELTWYYPQNQAHVDQAEVNEAVNKITKEKLNATIKLMPVDFGTYEQKLNTIVASNEAIDIIWTSSWLFPFANNQRKGVFQPLDDLLKSHGQKLYDSMQEKFWNDAKIDGQIYAVPNYQISASRAGLVLQKRFVDKYNLDLSTIKKIEDIEPFLKQIKENEPGIVPFGTTRGFYSALIYGIDTKVPVYKNDPTHTVLPEVTKEKRENFKLAHSWYSQGLINEDAATLKSAADAYNKGNTAVWFDFTGKPGSEVEFSAAIGGEQVVLHPLAKAVFTGAGSTMNAISRTSKNPERAMMFLELVNTDKELYNLLVYGIEGKHYQKTTGEFIKTNPESGYFTNTDWVFGNIRNEYLPEGAPADKLEQTAAINDEAEVSPYNGFVFNTDPVKTETANVKAVNDEYYAALATGTLDPEEYLPIYEEKLEKAGAEVIRAEMQKQLNEWLAANGKK from the coding sequence ATGAAACAGGCGATCGAGAAGAAAAAGAAAGTAACCTGGTCGACGATGCTCGCGCTTTGCACGGCGCTCGCGGCGGGACTCGCCGGGTGCTCGGGTTCGACGGCGGGTACGACGGACACGCCGGCCGACAAGCCGGCCGACGCGGCCGCCCCTGCCGACAAGCCGGCTGACCCGCCGGCCGACGCCGAGCCGGAGCTGGAGCCGGTCGAGCTGACATGGTATTATCCGCAAAACCAAGCGCATGTCGATCAGGCGGAAGTCAACGAAGCCGTCAACAAAATTACGAAAGAAAAGCTGAACGCGACGATTAAGCTCATGCCGGTCGACTTCGGCACGTACGAGCAGAAGCTGAACACGATCGTAGCGTCGAACGAAGCGATCGACATCATCTGGACGTCGAGCTGGCTGTTCCCCTTCGCCAACAATCAGCGGAAGGGCGTATTCCAGCCCCTGGACGATCTGCTGAAGAGCCACGGCCAGAAATTGTACGATTCGATGCAGGAGAAGTTCTGGAACGACGCGAAGATCGACGGCCAAATTTACGCCGTGCCGAACTACCAAATTTCCGCCAGCCGCGCGGGCTTGGTGCTGCAGAAGCGGTTCGTGGACAAATACAACCTCGACCTGAGCACGATCAAGAAAATCGAAGATATCGAGCCGTTCCTGAAGCAAATTAAAGAGAACGAGCCGGGCATCGTACCGTTCGGCACGACGAGAGGCTTCTATTCCGCATTGATTTACGGCATCGACACGAAGGTGCCAGTGTACAAGAACGATCCGACGCACACCGTGCTGCCGGAAGTGACGAAGGAAAAGCGGGAAAACTTCAAGCTGGCGCATTCCTGGTATTCTCAAGGCCTGATCAACGAGGATGCCGCTACGCTGAAGTCCGCCGCGGACGCCTACAACAAAGGGAATACGGCGGTTTGGTTCGACTTCACGGGCAAGCCGGGCTCCGAGGTGGAGTTCAGCGCGGCGATCGGCGGCGAACAAGTCGTTCTCCATCCGCTCGCGAAGGCGGTATTCACCGGCGCGGGCAGCACGATGAACGCGATCAGCCGCACGTCCAAAAATCCGGAGCGCGCGATGATGTTCCTCGAGCTCGTCAATACGGATAAAGAGTTGTACAACTTGCTCGTGTACGGCATTGAAGGGAAGCATTATCAGAAGACGACGGGCGAATTCATTAAGACGAACCCGGAATCGGGTTACTTCACGAACACGGACTGGGTATTCGGCAACATCCGCAACGAATATTTGCCGGAAGGCGCTCCTGCCGATAAGTTGGAGCAGACGGCCGCGATCAACGACGAGGCGGAAGTGTCGCCGTACAACGGTTTCGTATTCAACACCGATCCGGTCAAGACGGAAACGGCGAACGTGAAGGCCGTCAACGACGAGTATTATGCCGCGCTCGCGACCGGCACGCTCGATCCGGAAGAGTACTTGCCGATTTACGAAGAGAAGTTGGAGAAGGCCGGCGCCGAGGTCATCCGAGCCGAGATGCAGAAGCAGCTGAACGAGTGGCTCGCGGCGAACGGCAAGAAGTAA
- a CDS encoding hydroxyacid dehydrogenase — MKIAVLQRKDVREKVFGAHHLALLREWGEVALNEGSANPTEEEARSLIAGADVAITSWGCGPLTERVLDAAPNLKLVLHAAGTVKPIVTDAMWSRGVRVSNATEALGKGVAETALGFTIVSLKDMWRLSRDTREGGWDPGPRVREVYGLTIGVVGAGRAGSHYIKLMRNFDVRIVLYDPFVSPERARDMGAEKVELETLLRESDVVSIHLPSLPETHHMFDAARLATMKDDCVLINTARGSVIDEDALVAELSKGRLYACLDVTEPEPPAEDHPFRRLPNVTLTPHIAGAVNNGMGRIAQAVVDDLKAYTEGRPLSGEVRAEQMHLLA, encoded by the coding sequence GTGAAAATCGCGGTGCTGCAAAGGAAGGACGTTCGGGAAAAGGTGTTCGGCGCGCATCATCTTGCGTTATTGCGCGAATGGGGGGAGGTCGCGCTGAACGAAGGAAGCGCGAACCCGACCGAGGAGGAAGCGCGCTCGCTCATCGCGGGCGCGGACGTCGCGATTACGTCGTGGGGATGCGGGCCGCTCACGGAGCGGGTGTTGGACGCCGCTCCGAATTTGAAGCTGGTGCTTCATGCGGCGGGAACGGTGAAGCCGATCGTCACGGACGCGATGTGGAGCCGAGGCGTCCGGGTATCCAACGCGACGGAAGCGCTCGGCAAGGGCGTCGCCGAGACGGCGCTCGGCTTTACGATCGTATCCTTGAAGGATATGTGGCGGCTGAGCCGAGACACCCGCGAAGGCGGCTGGGACCCCGGTCCGCGCGTGCGGGAGGTATACGGCCTCACGATCGGCGTCGTCGGCGCCGGTCGAGCGGGCTCTCATTATATTAAGCTGATGCGGAACTTCGACGTGCGGATCGTCTTGTACGACCCGTTCGTCAGCCCGGAACGGGCCAGGGATATGGGAGCCGAGAAGGTCGAGCTGGAGACGCTGCTGCGGGAAAGCGACGTCGTCTCGATCCATCTGCCTTCGCTTCCCGAGACGCATCACATGTTCGATGCGGCGCGTCTCGCGACGATGAAGGACGACTGCGTACTGATCAACACGGCGAGGGGATCCGTCATCGACGAGGACGCGCTCGTCGCCGAGCTGAGCAAGGGCAGATTATACGCTTGCCTCGACGTCACCGAACCGGAGCCGCCGGCGGAGGATCATCCGTTCCGAAGGCTGCCGAACGTCACGCTGACGCCGCATATCGCCGGCGCCGTCAACAACGGGATGGGGCGGATCGCGCAGGCGGTCGTCGACGACTTGAAAGCGTATACCGAAGGCCGGCCTTTGTCCGGCGAAGTGCGAGCGGAGCAGATGCACCTGCTCGCGTAA
- a CDS encoding alpha-galactosidase, which yields MQHLDEIVFDRASAQVAFDGGTFAGEAADAAEERTDGSRSWRWSGLTLSLTVGADGIHTVTVHNGGGKDIRLKSFSLEWRPVRGGPNLDAREYVQLQHPSTFEGLAGVRPIHRPNDWSDPADESGMVTVLSRRRPGEALLLGALPPYGDCFVGFPILHEHTHRDGAFGIAARLNVPRRLAAGESLTLAHLIALHGTDGVALLDRYASLLRERLPASLFPERRMTGWNSWDYYAGAVAEEDLVVNARAARDRWGAGALDYIVIDEGYERQWGVWEAGWKFPSGLKTFCDRIRETGSEPGIWTAPLLVNVYTPLYRDHPDWFVGDADGNPYVASMGYGSMVLLDITHPDVRAHLRSTFAELRAAGFTYFKCDFAQYLMGASRFYRDDVTPAGMIRELFVLIRETIGEDAYLLACGAPYESVVGIANAHRTTGDTHHYWSHIRQNIRSMLARWWMQGSVGNADPDFAIVRCESTTDDRRLSRRLAKSPWRRGGNFYTGREMNEEEAKTLLLACYAGGGDMVFSDALPLLNERGLGLLDAMLQEPVDRGVPLNLFDWDGDDLPIVEAQGKGRKLLVLFNLSDDYRSARLPAAYAGLKGAHEEFWTRERVDMLEGGDIVMGPHSAKAWWVASESET from the coding sequence ATGCAGCATCTTGATGAAATTGTATTCGATCGGGCCTCGGCGCAGGTCGCGTTCGACGGCGGGACATTCGCAGGGGAAGCGGCCGACGCCGCCGAGGAGCGGACGGACGGCAGTCGATCCTGGAGATGGTCCGGATTGACGTTGTCCCTTACGGTCGGCGCCGACGGGATCCATACCGTAACGGTACATAACGGCGGCGGGAAGGACATCCGGCTGAAGTCGTTCAGTCTGGAGTGGCGTCCGGTCCGGGGAGGGCCGAATCTGGATGCGCGAGAATACGTGCAGCTGCAGCATCCCTCTACGTTCGAGGGGTTGGCGGGCGTACGCCCGATCCACCGTCCGAACGATTGGTCGGATCCCGCGGACGAATCCGGCATGGTGACCGTGCTGTCGCGCCGGCGTCCCGGCGAAGCGCTGTTGCTCGGCGCCCTTCCCCCGTACGGCGATTGCTTCGTCGGCTTTCCGATATTGCATGAGCACACGCATCGAGACGGCGCATTCGGGATCGCTGCGCGTCTCAACGTTCCTCGCCGTCTTGCGGCGGGAGAATCGCTTACGTTGGCGCACTTGATCGCGCTGCACGGGACGGACGGCGTCGCGCTGCTCGACCGGTACGCGTCGCTGCTTCGGGAGCGGCTGCCTGCTTCGCTCTTCCCCGAGCGGCGCATGACCGGATGGAACTCCTGGGATTATTACGCCGGGGCCGTCGCGGAGGAGGATCTCGTCGTCAACGCGCGAGCGGCGCGCGATCGGTGGGGAGCCGGGGCGCTCGACTATATCGTGATCGACGAAGGGTACGAGCGACAATGGGGCGTATGGGAAGCGGGCTGGAAATTCCCGAGCGGACTGAAGACGTTCTGCGATCGAATTCGCGAAACCGGGTCCGAGCCCGGCATCTGGACGGCGCCGCTGCTCGTCAATGTCTACACGCCCTTGTACCGGGATCACCCGGATTGGTTCGTCGGCGACGCGGACGGAAATCCGTACGTGGCCAGCATGGGGTACGGTTCCATGGTTCTGCTCGACATTACGCACCCCGACGTACGCGCGCATCTGCGCTCGACGTTCGCGGAGCTGCGAGCGGCCGGCTTTACGTATTTCAAATGCGATTTCGCCCAGTATCTGATGGGCGCCTCCCGATTTTACCGAGACGACGTCACGCCCGCGGGGATGATTCGCGAGCTGTTCGTGCTCATTCGCGAGACGATCGGGGAAGACGCGTATTTGCTCGCTTGCGGCGCGCCGTACGAATCGGTCGTCGGCATCGCGAACGCGCATCGGACGACCGGAGACACCCATCACTATTGGAGCCACATTCGGCAAAACATTCGCTCGATGCTGGCGCGCTGGTGGATGCAAGGTTCGGTCGGCAACGCCGACCCCGACTTCGCGATCGTTCGATGCGAGAGCACGACGGACGATCGCCGCCTGAGCCGGCGCCTCGCGAAGTCGCCGTGGCGGAGAGGCGGAAATTTCTACACCGGTCGGGAGATGAACGAGGAGGAAGCGAAGACGCTGCTTCTCGCTTGCTATGCGGGCGGCGGCGATATGGTGTTCAGCGACGCGCTGCCTCTGCTCAACGAGCGCGGGCTCGGGCTGTTGGACGCCATGCTTCAGGAGCCGGTCGACCGGGGCGTCCCGCTCAACTTGTTCGACTGGGACGGGGACGATCTGCCGATCGTCGAGGCGCAAGGGAAGGGACGCAAGCTTCTCGTATTGTTCAACCTGAGCGACGATTACCGAAGCGCGAGGCTGCCAGCGGCCTATGCCGGGCTCAAGGGCGCGCATGAGGAATTCTGGACTCGGGAGCGTGTCGACATGCTGGAAGGAGGTGACATCGTCATGGGCCCCCATTCCGCTAAGGCATGGTGGGTAGCATCGGAAAGCGAGACATAA